The following is a genomic window from Gymnodinialimonas ceratoperidinii.
TGCCTCGCTGGACCCGGCCTTCGTGGCGCTGGTGCTGACTTTCCCCTCCGAGGACGATCTCACCCAAGCCACGGTGGACGCGGGCGTTGTGCCTGACCCGGTGCTGATCTCCGACGTGCGGACAGAGCATATGCGCGCGCTCGGGTCGTGGATGCAGGACACCCTGATGGACTTCTACAACGCTGTCGATCCGGACACGCCCTATTCGCCCGACGCCGCGAGCGCCGGCAAGCGGGCCCTGCGCAACACGGCCCTGTCGCTGCTCAGCAATCCCGACAACCTCGATCTGGCGCGCGCGCAGTTCGATGGGGCGACGAACATGACCGATCAGCTGGCCGCGCTCTCCGTCCTGATCCGCGACGGTGACCGCACCGCCGCGAAAGCCTTCGAGGAGCAATGGCAGCACGACCGTCTGGTGATGGACAAGTGGTTCATGATTTCTGTCGCCAGCGCGCCTGCGAACGAGGCGCTCAACGCCGCGGCGGCGCTCAGCCAGCACCCGCTTTTCGACTGGCAGAACCCGAACCGGTTCCGGTCGCTGATGGGCGGTCTGGTGGCCAATCCGGCCGCCTTCCACGACCCTTCGGGCGCGGGCTACACCTTCGTGACCGATTGGCTCCTGAAGATGGATAGCGCCAACCCGCAGACCGCCGCGCGCATGTCCACCGCGTTCGAGACATGGCGCCGCTACGACGCGGACCGCCAAGGCATGATGGCCACGGCGCTGGACCGCATGGCCGCCACGCCGGACCTGAGCCGGGACCTTGGAGAGATGGTCGCCCGCATGCGCGCGGCCTGACGGGAAATCGTTAAGCGCGCGGGCCGATCGCTAGGCGTGCGCGTTACCGCAACAGGTATGTGGCGCTCCAGACCAGGCCAATGAGGATCGGCTGGTGGATCAGGTAGATCACCAGCGAATAGCGTCCCGGCAGCCCTGCAAGGCGCGCTGCGCGCGAGGGGGCCGGGTTCGAAAGCCGCGCCCACAATCCGCTCTGCGACGCCAGTTTGGAGGCCGCGATCCCGGCCAGAACCGGGGCGAACCACGGGAAGACCGGCTCGTAGTCCACGGTACTCACCCGCACCGTCTGCAGGCCGCTCCACCACCACCAGGGCGCATCAAAAGCGGGTCCGCGCAGCGCGTCGGGCGCGTAGAACACCGCCACCGCGAGAGCCAATATGACGACCACAGGCAAACGCAGGACCAGCAGCCCAAGCAAGCTGCACAGGGCGATGGCGTGCAGGATGCCGAAGAAGACGAAGGCCTGCGGGAACGCGATGTAGGTCCCGAGGCTGACCAATGCGGCCGCCCCCGCGATCATCGCGAAGCGTCGCCAGAAGGCGGGCCACCGGATGCCCGCGCCGTGGGACAGCCAGAGCCCCACCCCCGCAAGGAAAAGGAACGAGCCCGCCGTGGCGATCGCCAGCCCGCGCCAGAACCCGGTGCCCGCCGTGCCGGGCGCGACATGGCCGAACATCTCCAGATCGAAGACGAAATGGAATACCGCCATGGCCAGCAAGGCGAGGCTTCGGGCAATGTCGAGCGCCGGAATGCGTCCGGCTGCGGGCGTCATCGAAGGGCTCAAGGAAGGCGTCGCGTGGGTCATGGCTCCGGTCTAGCAGCCTGCCTTCGCCTTGCCCATCGGGCAATCGAGCGAGACCCGCGGCGCAGCCTCCGCCCGCCCTCTCGCTTCCACCCGTTGCGCCACGTCGAGAAAGCCGCGAATGCGCCGCGCGCCGGTCGCACGCCTTCCCTGATTTCGGCACAATTGCCGCTCTATATCCAATCCCATGACCGATACATTCGAATATGCCACACGTCCCGGCAGCGCCGGCCTTAGCATCCTCAGCTTTGCAGGACTGAGCGCCCTTTCCGTCTTTCTCTGGCAAATCACCCCCGGCCTCGTGCTGCTCCTGATGGTGCCGGCGTTTCTGGTCTGTCTGTGGCAGCTGATGAACGTGCCGACCTACGGCATTCGCATGACGCGGTCGGCGTGGAGCGTGATGGGCGGAGCGGAGGACATCGTGATCCCGACCGCGCAGATCGCCTACCTGAAGGTCATCATGCGCAGCGAGAACCCGCGGATCGGCCTGATGCTGGATGATGGCACCGAAATCGTCCTGCCCGTCGAATGCCTGCCGGATCCCTACGATCTCATCCGCGAGGCGACGAACCGCGGTATCCCGGTTCGCGAGCAGGTCTGAGACCCCGTAACCCTATTTCTAAATGCTCTCCGGTCGCGGCGTCGGCCGCGGCAGGGTGCGATCCCGAGGTGAGGCTCCCTCCCCGTCACGGGTGAGCAGCGGCCGCATGACCGGGCGCGTGGAGGGCACCGGCGCTTGGCAGTAATCCTGCTCCCGCACCCAATTCCTCATATCCTCGCGCTTGCGCGCGGAATGGAACGGCCCCCAGTCCGCCGCGACGCCGCGCATGCCTTCAGCGACCACGTTGTCGCGCGGCACGGTGATGCCCATGATCCGGATGCCACAGCGCAGATTGGCCGCCCCGCTCAGCAGGGCTTCGCCCGAGCCCACGTCGCAATCGCGCCAGCGCGCGGTGGCGGGCGCGATCTGTACCAGCCCGAACCAACGTCCGCCGCCGCCCACGGCGCGCGGGTTGTGCGTGCTTTCATGCCACGCCAGCGCCGAGATCAGGCCGGTCCAGAAGGCCGCGCGTTGCTCGGGGCTGGCCTCCAGGTAGCCGGGGCACCAGGCGCGGATGTCATTCGGCTCGGTCTCAAGCAGAGACGCGCCGGGACCGCGCAGGGCCGAGAGGACGGCTTGCGTCCAACGTCCGCCGCGCGGGTGTTCATCCCACCGGGCCGCCGGGACGGCCCATATATCGCGCTGCACCGGGCGCAGGCTGGATGCTGGCGCCAACTCACTGATTTCAGGGGCTTCTTCGACGGCGGGGATGTCAATCTCAGGGGCCTCGGCACCCGGATCGGGCACGTGGAGCAACGTCGCCGCTCCCGGCTCGGCCCCTTCCAGTACCGTGTCGGCTCCGACAACGCCAGACGTGACTTCGACGGCCGCTTGGGCCTGTTCTGCGACCGCTTCACCCACGCCTTCCACCTGCCCCAAGGCAAGTCCGGGCGCGAAGGCCCCGGCGGCTGAAAGCACGCCGGCGATTGTGAAAAGACGCAGAGCGTCCATGGGCAGCCACCCCCCCGGGTTTGGCACAGACTGTACATGCCCGAAATTTATGCAGTTTTGCAAGGGGTTGGGTCAGACCCACCCCCAAGCATGGCAGACGCGCCCTAAAGGCAGGTTAAAGGGTGCAATAGGGCTGCGACGAAATCCACTGTCGCATCTCTTCGCGCTTCGAGCCTTGAACGAAGGGCCCCCAATCGGCAGCGACACCGCCTCGGCTGGCCGCAACGACACCGTCGCGCGGGACCGTCTGGGCCCAAATGCGCATGGCGCAGGCGACATTGGCATCACCGTCGAGGAGCGCCTGACCGCTGGTGGCCGCGCAGCCGTAGTGCCGCGCCGTGGCGGGGCTGATCTGGACGAGGCCGAACCACCGACCGCCGCCGCCCACGGCCTGCTGGTTCCACGTGCTCTCGTGGCGGGCGAGCGCCGACATGAGACCGGTCCAGAAGGCCTGCCGGTTCTCCAGCGGGGCGTCGGGGTAGGCCGGGCACCAGTTGGCGATATCGGCCGGCAGCACCGTTGGCAGCACGGCGGCATGGGTTTCCAGCGCGGAGAAGGCGGTTGCCGTCCAGGAGGCGCCATCGGGGCGGTGATCCCACCGCATCACGGGCACTTCGACAACGGCGGCTTCTCTCTCGAAGCCCGGCAGCGAGACATCGGACAGGGCGTTGCAGGCCGTCAGGCCGATCACGGCAATCAGACTCACGCCGAGGCGGGTCATACGGGAAAGGATACTCATCACTCTAATCACTCTTGCATGGCAGTCATTTGCAGACCGACCGGAGGTGCGCGGCCAGACGGGGCAAATCAAGCCAGAGGCCTGTGCAGACAGGAAAAAGCGGCTGAATCCCGCCCAAAATGTCTCGTTTCAACGCAAAAAGGCCGAAGCGCCCCTATAGCGCTCCGGCCTTTCCAGCGTTCATCGGGCCGGTTCAAGCCCGCGAAAGAATCAGGCGGCGTCGCGTTCGTGACGGCCTTCCTTCACCTCTTCGATGATCTTGTTGACGAAGGCGTCGAGGTCATCGGGATTGCGGCTGGTGATGATCCCGTTGGAAATCGCCACTTCGCTGTCTTCCCACTTCGCGCCTGCGTTGATCAGGTCGGTCTTGATCGAGGGGTAGGACGTCATCTCGCGGCCTTCGACGACACCGGCTTCCACCAGCATCCAGGGGCCGTGGCAAATCGCAGCGACGATCTTGCCGGAATCGACGAACTTCTTGACCAGCGAAACCGCCTCGGACTTGGTGCGCAGGATATCGGGGTTGATCTGGCCACCGGGCAGAACCAGCGCGTGGTAATCGTCGTGGTTCACCTGGTCGATCGTCAGGTCGACGCTGACCTTGTCGCCCCAATTGTCGTTGTCCCAACCGGTGATCTCACCGGATTCCGGGGCCGCGACATGCACTTCCGCGCCGGCGTCGCGCAATTTTTTCAGCGGCACCTCCAGCTCCGATTGCTCGAAACCGTGGGTGGACATGATCAGGATCTTTGCGTTGCTCATCTCGGGCATGGCGTTTCTCTCCTATTATTTGGTTACAGGAGGCCAACGTGTGGTGACCGCTCGTGTTCCATCACACTCTTGCCCGGCCCCCGCCCCTGCCCTAAACCACCTCCGACACTTTCCGGAGGCTCCCATGCTCGACCTGACCTACGACACACCGAAACCCCGCGTGATCTCGGGCGCCAAGCAAGATTGGGAGCTTGTGATCGGAATGGAGGTTCACGCGCAGGTCTCCACCAACGCCAAGCTGTTCTCGGGCGCGTCGACCAAATTTGGCGCCGAGCCGAACTCCAACGTGGCCTTCGTGGACGCGGGCATGCCCGGCATGTTGCCTGTCATCAACGAGGCCTGCGTGGCGCAGGCGGTGCGCACGGGTCTTGGGCTGAAGGCAGAGATCAACCTCGCCTCGGCCTTCGACCGGAAAAATTACTTCTACCCCGACCTGCCGCAGGGCTACCAGATCAGCCAGCTCTACCACCCGATCGTGGGCGAAGGCGAAGTGCTGGTGGAACTGGGCGACGGCTCTGCCCGCATCGTGCGGATCGAGCGCATCCATCTGGAACAGGACGCGGGCAAGTCGATTCACGACATGGACCCGGCGCTGTCCTTCGTGGATCTCAACCGCACCGGCGTCGCGCTGATGGAGATCGTCTCCAAGCCCGACATCCGCTCGCCCGAGGAAGCCGCGGCCTATGTGGTGAAGTTGCGCCAGATCATGCTCTACCTCGGCACCTGCGACGGCAACATGCAGAACGGCAACCTGCGCGCTGACGTGAACGTCTCGGTCTGCGCGCCGGGTCAGTACGAGAAATACCAGGAGACGCAGGATTTCTCGCATCTCGGCACCCGTTGCGAGATCAAGAACATGAACTCCATGCGCTTCATCCAGCAGGCCATCGAGGTCGAGGCCAAGCGCCAGATCGCGATTATCGAGAACGGCGGCACGGTCGATCAGGAAACCCGCCTCTACGATCCCGACCGCGGCGAGACGCGCTCGATGCGGTCCAAGGAAGAGGCGCACGACTACCGCTACTTCCCCGATCCCGACCTGCTGCCGCTGGTCTTCGATCAGGCCTACGTCGACGAGATCGAAGCGAACTTGCCGGAACTGCCCGACGCCAAGAAGGCGCGGTTCATCGGCGATTTCGGCCTGTCGGATTATGACGCCAGCGTCCTAACCGCCGATGTCGTTGCGGCGCAATATTTCGAGGCGGTGACCGCCGGCACCAAGAACGGCAAGCTGGCCGCGAACTGGGTCATCAACGAGCTGTTCGGCCGCCTCAAGAAGGACGAGCGCCAGATTGCCGACAGTCCGGTCACGCCCGCGCAGCTGGCGGAACTGATCGAGCTGATCGGCGCGGACACGATTTCGGGCAAGATCGCCAAGGATGTGTTCGAGATCAGCTACACCACCGGCCGCTCGCCGGGGGAGATCGTCGAAACCGAGGGGCTGAAGCAGGTGACCGACACCGGTGCCATCGAGGCCGCGGTGGACGAGATCATCGCCAACAACCCCGATCAGGTCGAGAAGGCCAAGCAGAACCCGAAGCTCGCGGGCTGGTTCGTGGGTCAGGTCATGAAAGCCACTGGCGGCAAGGCCAACCCGAAGGCGGTCAACCAGATCGTGGCGCAGAAGCTGAACGGCTGAACAGCCGTTTCATGCCGATCCTGAAGGTGTCGGCGCCCACATATGACCCCGCCGCTCGGATTGATCTCCGGCGGCGGGGTTAACTTTGGCCGGGGCAGGCTCGCCCGCGCTTTGCGCACAGGAAATCAGCAAGTCCCCGCCGGACTGCCCGGAATGCCATTGCGCCTCTCACCCGTCCGGCCTAAACAACGCCGCCCTTACCAGCAGCCGAGGCGTTTATGAGAACCGAATACAAAGTTGTCCCCGCCCCCGAGAAAGCCCGCAAGCAGCGTGGCCTGAAAGGCGCGGCGCTCTTCGCCCGCTCCGTGGAGGAGCTGATGAACGAGATGGCCGCCGACGGCTGGACCTACCTGCGCGCCGATACGCTGCCGCAGGAAGAGCGCGCGGGCCTGACCAACAAGACGACGGTCTACCGCAACCTGCTGGTGTTCCAACGGGTCGTGGACGGCTCGCGGGACGAGTCGCTGGCCGATGAAATCGAGCTGGAGGCCGACGCGGACGAGACGCCTGACGAGGTTGGCGACAGCGACGATGCGGACGAAGCTGACAACGACAGCGACGAGGAGGTGACAAATCTCTGGAAGACCGACGACGCGACGCCAAAACCCCTAGTCGCGAAGCGTCAGGGCCAGGGCGTGGATCTCTGACATCAGGTCCTTGCCGATGGCGTCATGCACCATCCGGTGCCGCGCGATGCGGCTAACACCCTGAAACTTCTCGCTTTCGAGAAAAACGTTGAAGTGGCTCTCGCCGCCTTCCTGAAATCCCGCGTGGCCCCGGTGGGCCTCGCTATCATCCACAACTTCCAACACGCGCGGCGCGAAGGCCTGTCGCAAAGCTGCTTCAATTTTCTCTGCCCGTGTCGTCATTTTAACCCTCTCAGACCTTCCCCTCAGCCGCCAAAACACTAAACTGCTTACTCCCAATAATACAGGTGCGTTCCCATGGCCGACAAAGATCCCTTCAATTTCGATCTTAGCGTCAAGTCCGACAAGAAGAAGCGTCGGACCGGGCGTCGTGGCATGTCTGGCGCGGTGGAGACATCGCAGCGCCAGTGCGAGGGTGAGGGTTGTCAGGAGCAAGGCCAGTACCGCGCGCCGAAGGGACCCGACAACCTCGAAGAATTCCACTGGTTCTGCCGCGAGCACGTGCGCGAATACAACCTGAAGTGGAACTTCTTCGAAGGCACCACCGAGGCCGAAATGAACGCCCAGATGGACCGTGACCGCGTCTGGGATCGCCCGACCAAGCCGCTGAAACGCTCGGCCGAAGAACGCGCCTGGTCGCGGCTTGGCATCGAGGATCCGCACCAGGTTCTGGGCCAGAACGCGACGCAGAACCCGGGCCGCGGCGCTGGCTCCAAAGGCCGCCGCCTGCCCCCGACCGAGCGGCGCGCGGTGGAGATCCTCGAAATTAAGGACAACGCCACCAAGCCCGAGATCCGCAAGGCCTACAAGGCGCTGATCAAGGTGCTGCACCCCGATATGAACGGCGGCGACCGCTCGGACGAAGAGAAGCTGCAAGAGGTCGTCTGGGCCTGGGACCAGCTGCGCGTCAGCCGCAACTTCGCCGACTGATCCCTACGGCGCCCGCGCGCGGCGTTCGGCGCGCGGCGCAGGCCCCTGCAATCGGCGCACCGGCAACGCCTGAAGCACGAGTGTTCCGCCATGGCCCACCACGTCAACACGCTCATCCTCGGCGCCGGTGCCGCCGGCCTGATGTGCGCCGCTTACGCCGGTCCCGATACCTTGGTGATCGACCACGCCAAGGCGCCGGGAGAGAAGATCCGCATCTCGGGTGGCGGGCGTTGCAACTTCACCAATATCTATACCGGCCCCGAGAACTTCCTGAGCGAGAACAAGCACTTCGCGAAATCAGCGCTTAGCCGCTACACCCAGTGGGATTTCCTCGACCTCGTGCAATCCCACGGCATCCCCTACCATGAGAAGACCCTCGGCCAGCAGTTCTGCGACCGCTCGGCCAAGGACATCATCGCGATGCTCATGGCCGAAATGGGGGCGGCGAAGCTCTGGCTGCAAACGGGCGTCGAAGAGGTCTCCCACCGCGACGGTCTCTTCCACGTGCGGTTGAGCCGTGAGGGGAAAACCACCCCGGTCACCGCGCGCAATCTGGTGCTGGCCACGGGGGGCAAGTCGATCCCCAAGATGGGTGCCACCGGCCTCGCCTACCGGATTGCCGAACAATTCGGTCACCGGATCACCGAGACCCGACCCGGCCTCGTGCCGCTGACCTTCGAAGGCGATACCAAGGCCCATTTCGCCGCCCTCTCCGGCACCTCTGTCCCCGCGCGCGTGTCGTGCAACGGCACCAGCTTCGATGAGGGGATGCTCTTCACCCATCGCGGGCTGTCGGGCCCTTCGATCCTGCAGATCTCGTCCTATTGGCGCGAGGGGGATACGCTGTCCCTGCACCTTCTGCCCGAGATCGACCTCTACGACACCCTGCGCACCCGGCGCACGCAGGTGGGGGCGAAGGCCCTGACGACGGTGCTGGCTGATCTGTTGCCAAAGAAACTGGTGCAACATCTGGGCGAGGCATGGGACCTCGGCGGCAACCTCGCGGATCAATCCGACAGCGCCCTGCGCGCGCTTTGCGACCGTCTGACAGCGTGGCCGGTCACGCCGACCTCGTCCGAGGGCTACCGCACGGCAGAGGTCACGCTCGGTGGGATCGCGACCGACGGGATCTCGTCCAAAACCATGGAAAGCCAACAGGTTGCGGGGCTCTACGCCATCGGCGAAGCGGTGGATGTGACGGGCTGGCTTGGCGGGTACAATTTCCAATGGGCCTGGTCATCCGGCGTCGCGGCAGGCCGCGCGATTGCGGCGGCGGCTTAGACGTCAGGTCCGCCAGAAGGTCGCGGTGAAGAGCACCAGAACCGCCATGATCTCCAACCTTCCGATCAGCATCGCGGCGGCCAATATCCACTTCGCCGCATCGTTGAGCGACGCGAAATTACCGCTCGGCCCGATGACGTCCCCCAACCCCGGCCCGATGTTCCCAAGCGCCGTTGCCGCCCCCGAGATCGAGGTGACCACGTCCAGCCCGGTGAGGCCAAGGACGACCGAGAAGATGCCCAGAAGCACGAAGAACAGCACGAAGAAGGCCATGACCGACGAGATGACCTCCTCCGCCACGGGGCGCCCCTCGAAGCGCGGCTCGAAGATGCCGTGGGGCGCGTAGATGCGCCTCACCTGTGTCGAGATGGACGCGAACAGAAGCTGGTAGCGGAAAACCTTGATGGAGCATGACGTCGACCCGGCGCAGCCGCCGATCAGGCCCATGAAGAAGAACATCACCGGAACGATCGGCCCCCAGAGCTGGTAGTCCGTGCTGGAATACCCGGTGCCGGAGATGATCGATGTGACGTTGAAGATGCCCTCGCGCATCCCGACTTCGATGGGATCGCCCAGAAGAAACAGCCGGTAGAGCGTGAACGTCGCGGTGAGGATCGCGATGATGGTGAGGTAGACGCGGATCTGTGTGTCGAGGAAGAAGGGACGCGCGGTGCCCGCGACGAGCTGGATGTAGCGCACGAAGGGCAGGCTCGCGAGGATCATGAAGACCGAGGCCACGTATTCGGCCGGACCCTGAAACGCCCCGAAAGAGGCGTCGTAGTTCGAAAAGCCCCCCGTCGACATGGTCGTAAGCGCATGCATCAACGCGTCGAACGGCTCCATGCCCACCGCGAGAAACGCAAGGCCGCAGGCAATCGTCAGCCCGAGGTAAATGACCGAGATCCGGCTCGCGATCTCCCCCGCGCGTGGCAGGATCTTTCCCATCGTATCAAAGGATTCCGAGCGGAAGATCTGCATGCCGCCCACCCGCAGCTCGGGCAGGAACACCATGGCGACAACGATGATCCCGATGCCGCCGAACCATTGCATCAGGCCCCGCCAGAGGTTCAGGCCCGCAGGCAGGTTGTCGAGGTCGGTCAGGACGGTGGAACCGGTTGTGGTGAGGCCCGACATCGCTTCGAAGACCGCATCCACCAGCCGGGCGTCCGGCTCGCCAAAAATGAACGGCAGCGCGCCGAAGAGCGGCAGCACCAGCCAGACGCCCGTGGTCAGAAAGAAGGTCTGCTGGATCGACAGCCCCTCGGTGACGCCATTGGCGCAGGCCATCGTCAGCAACATGCCCAACCCGATGGTGACGACCGCGGACTCCGCGAAGGCGCCCCAATGGCCGTTGCCTGCCAGCACGTCAGCGGCCAGAGGCACCGCCATCGTCACCCCGAGGGTCAGGACC
Proteins encoded in this region:
- a CDS encoding transglycosylase SLT domain-containing protein, coding for MDALRLFTIAGVLSAAGAFAPGLALGQVEGVGEAVAEQAQAAVEVTSGVVGADTVLEGAEPGAATLLHVPDPGAEAPEIDIPAVEEAPEISELAPASSLRPVQRDIWAVPAARWDEHPRGGRWTQAVLSALRGPGASLLETEPNDIRAWCPGYLEASPEQRAAFWTGLISALAWHESTHNPRAVGGGGRWFGLVQIAPATARWRDCDVGSGEALLSGAANLRCGIRIMGITVPRDNVVAEGMRGVAADWGPFHSARKREDMRNWVREQDYCQAPVPSTRPVMRPLLTRDGEGASPRDRTLPRPTPRPESI
- a CDS encoding DUF4177 domain-containing protein, yielding MRTEYKVVPAPEKARKQRGLKGAALFARSVEELMNEMAADGWTYLRADTLPQEERAGLTNKTTVYRNLLVFQRVVDGSRDESLADEIELEADADETPDEVGDSDDADEADNDSDEEVTNLWKTDDATPKPLVAKRQGQGVDL
- a CDS encoding J domain-containing protein — its product is MADKDPFNFDLSVKSDKKKRRTGRRGMSGAVETSQRQCEGEGCQEQGQYRAPKGPDNLEEFHWFCREHVREYNLKWNFFEGTTEAEMNAQMDRDRVWDRPTKPLKRSAEERAWSRLGIEDPHQVLGQNATQNPGRGAGSKGRRLPPTERRAVEILEIKDNATKPEIRKAYKALIKVLHPDMNGGDRSDEEKLQEVVWAWDQLRVSRNFAD
- a CDS encoding TrkH family potassium uptake protein, with protein sequence MFDLRPVGYVLGLLVLTLGVTMAVPLAADVLAGNGHWGAFAESAVVTIGLGMLLTMACANGVTEGLSIQQTFFLTTGVWLVLPLFGALPFIFGEPDARLVDAVFEAMSGLTTTGSTVLTDLDNLPAGLNLWRGLMQWFGGIGIIVVAMVFLPELRVGGMQIFRSESFDTMGKILPRAGEIASRISVIYLGLTIACGLAFLAVGMEPFDALMHALTTMSTGGFSNYDASFGAFQGPAEYVASVFMILASLPFVRYIQLVAGTARPFFLDTQIRVYLTIIAILTATFTLYRLFLLGDPIEVGMREGIFNVTSIISGTGYSSTDYQLWGPIVPVMFFFMGLIGGCAGSTSCSIKVFRYQLLFASISTQVRRIYAPHGIFEPRFEGRPVAEEVISSVMAFFVLFFVLLGIFSVVLGLTGLDVVTSISGAATALGNIGPGLGDVIGPSGNFASLNDAAKWILAAAMLIGRLEIMAVLVLFTATFWRT
- a CDS encoding DUF1624 domain-containing protein; amino-acid sequence: MTPAAGRIPALDIARSLALLAMAVFHFVFDLEMFGHVAPGTAGTGFWRGLAIATAGSFLFLAGVGLWLSHGAGIRWPAFWRRFAMIAGAAALVSLGTYIAFPQAFVFFGILHAIALCSLLGLLVLRLPVVVILALAVAVFYAPDALRGPAFDAPWWWWSGLQTVRVSTVDYEPVFPWFAPVLAGIAASKLASQSGLWARLSNPAPSRAARLAGLPGRYSLVIYLIHQPILIGLVWSATYLLR
- a CDS encoding transglycosylase SLT domain-containing protein, with protein sequence MSILSRMTRLGVSLIAVIGLTACNALSDVSLPGFEREAAVVEVPVMRWDHRPDGASWTATAFSALETHAAVLPTVLPADIANWCPAYPDAPLENRQAFWTGLMSALARHESTWNQQAVGGGGRWFGLVQISPATARHYGCAATSGQALLDGDANVACAMRIWAQTVPRDGVVAASRGGVAADWGPFVQGSKREEMRQWISSQPYCTL
- a CDS encoding NAD(P)/FAD-dependent oxidoreductase; translation: MAHHVNTLILGAGAAGLMCAAYAGPDTLVIDHAKAPGEKIRISGGGRCNFTNIYTGPENFLSENKHFAKSALSRYTQWDFLDLVQSHGIPYHEKTLGQQFCDRSAKDIIAMLMAEMGAAKLWLQTGVEEVSHRDGLFHVRLSREGKTTPVTARNLVLATGGKSIPKMGATGLAYRIAEQFGHRITETRPGLVPLTFEGDTKAHFAALSGTSVPARVSCNGTSFDEGMLFTHRGLSGPSILQISSYWREGDTLSLHLLPEIDLYDTLRTRRTQVGAKALTTVLADLLPKKLVQHLGEAWDLGGNLADQSDSALRALCDRLTAWPVTPTSSEGYRTAEVTLGGIATDGISSKTMESQQVAGLYAIGEAVDVTGWLGGYNFQWAWSSGVAAGRAIAAAA
- the gatB gene encoding Asp-tRNA(Asn)/Glu-tRNA(Gln) amidotransferase subunit GatB, encoding MLDLTYDTPKPRVISGAKQDWELVIGMEVHAQVSTNAKLFSGASTKFGAEPNSNVAFVDAGMPGMLPVINEACVAQAVRTGLGLKAEINLASAFDRKNYFYPDLPQGYQISQLYHPIVGEGEVLVELGDGSARIVRIERIHLEQDAGKSIHDMDPALSFVDLNRTGVALMEIVSKPDIRSPEEAAAYVVKLRQIMLYLGTCDGNMQNGNLRADVNVSVCAPGQYEKYQETQDFSHLGTRCEIKNMNSMRFIQQAIEVEAKRQIAIIENGGTVDQETRLYDPDRGETRSMRSKEEAHDYRYFPDPDLLPLVFDQAYVDEIEANLPELPDAKKARFIGDFGLSDYDASVLTADVVAAQYFEAVTAGTKNGKLAANWVINELFGRLKKDERQIADSPVTPAQLAELIELIGADTISGKIAKDVFEISYTTGRSPGEIVETEGLKQVTDTGAIEAAVDEIIANNPDQVEKAKQNPKLAGWFVGQVMKATGGKANPKAVNQIVAQKLNG
- a CDS encoding type 1 glutamine amidotransferase domain-containing protein, whose amino-acid sequence is MPEMSNAKILIMSTHGFEQSELEVPLKKLRDAGAEVHVAAPESGEITGWDNDNWGDKVSVDLTIDQVNHDDYHALVLPGGQINPDILRTKSEAVSLVKKFVDSGKIVAAICHGPWMLVEAGVVEGREMTSYPSIKTDLINAGAKWEDSEVAISNGIITSRNPDDLDAFVNKIIEEVKEGRHERDAA
- a CDS encoding BolA family protein, which gives rise to MTTRAEKIEAALRQAFAPRVLEVVDDSEAHRGHAGFQEGGESHFNVFLESEKFQGVSRIARHRMVHDAIGKDLMSEIHALALTLRD